The stretch of DNA AAGGTACGCAGTAGGGCAGGTTTTAAACCCGCCCCTACCCCAAACGTTCGCCAAGGAAATTCTCTGCGAACCTCTGCGATTTCCTTAGCGTACCTTTGCGTTTAAAAAAGTGTTGGCAGACATTGCCCACTCTACAATTCAACTATTTGAAAGTGGGCTATTTTGACATAGCTTCTTATGAAGCTAAAAAGCCACTAGAAGTCAGCATTTATTCAACCCCTTATCTGCATCAGTATCGGCATCCTTGCGGGAATCAGCATATCCCCTGTAGTGCTGGCTCAAACAAGTGTTATCTCTGAGAATGGGGATAGATATTTGTTGTCCTACCCATGTGCAACAGAAGATGCGATCGCTATCTTTAACTCCACTTCAGAGGGGAGAATTAGCGAAGTTAGCACAATGCGTTGTATCTGATTCTGACTCTAATTCAGGCAGAGATTTATGTCCAAAAAACTGGTACTCATGGATCACGATGGCGGCGTTGATGATTATCTCGCCACGATGCTGCTGATGACAATGGATGACGTTCAGCCACTTGGCATCGTTGTGACGCCAGCAGATTGCTATGTTCAGCCAGGGGTGAGTGCTACGCGCAAGATTCTAGATTTGATGGGACGTTCAGAAGTGCCAGTGGCAGAAAGTACGGTGCGCGGGATTAATCCATTTCCACGCCTATTTCGCCGCGATTCGTTTGTTGTCGATCATCTTCCAATTCTTAACGAACGAGAAACAATTCAGACACCGCTAGTGCCAGAATCGGGTCAGAAATTTATGGTGCGATCGCTCCAAGCTGCACCCGCACCCGTCACACTGATGGTAACTGGCCCTTTGACAACAGTAGCCACTGCACTGGATATGGCACCGGAGATTGAAGGGAAAATCGAGAAAATTGTTTGGATGGGAGGTGCGTTGAATGTTCCGGGTAACGTTAGCCGCGATATCGAACCAGGACAAGATGGTTCGGCTGAATGGAATGTCTACTGGGACCCCATCTCAGCAAATCGAGTTTGGCAAACATCAATCCCCATCGTACTTTGCCCATTAGACCTGACTAACAATGTGCCGGTGACTTCAGAAGTAGTGCGCCAATTAGGTAAACAGCGGCGTTATCCTATTTCCGATTTAGCAGGGCAATGTTATGCGCTGGTGATTCCTCAAGATTATTATTTTTGGGATATTTTAGCGACGGCTTACCTTGCTCATCCGGAGTTTTATGAAGTGCGAGAAGAGGAGACAATAATTGTGGCTACTGGCATCAGTCAAGGACGAACCAAAGTGGAACCAGGTGCGAGGAAAATTCGGGTGATGCAAAAGGTAGATAAGGAGCGATTCTACGATTACATTTTGCAGCAATGGGCGCGTTAAGGAAAATCATTCCAAGTTTCTGAAAGTAAATAAAAATAGAGGGTTTCCGGAACGGGGCTTTCCTAAAGAGAAGAAAAAATATATATCAGATTCTCGTTCGGAAACATCTATGTTTACCTCTATTGATTTGAGTCTATCTACCTTACCTAATGGCGTTGCTTCTGGGGATACAACACAAACCTCAACCGTTTTGTGGACACGCAGCACCGCCAAAGGGACAGTTTTCTTTGAATACTCAATTCACCCGAACTTCTGCACCATTCTTGGCACTGCCAGCGGCTTAGTTACCGATTCCAACCAACCTGTAAAGGTAGAGTTAACTAACTTAAAGCCTAGGACAACTTATTATTATCGAGTCACCGACGCTGCTGGAACGTGTGCTGGTGGTCAGTTCCGTACCGCCGCTGAGTTGGGGACTCCTGCTGGTTTGCGGTTCGGGGTGGCGGGGGACTGGCACGGCGATTTAGCACCCTACCCAGCGATCGCTAATGTACCAGAACGTCAACTAGAGTTCTTTGTTGCACATGGTGATACTGCTTACGCTGACCTGAAGACGCCGGATTTAGACAGACCCGCTTCTACCCTTGACGAGTTTCGCATCAAGTTCAACGAAGTTTATTCCGCCCGTTTGGGGTTAAATACATGGGCGGATCTTCGCGCCTCTACTTCCATCCTCGCTACAATTGATGACCACGAAGTTGATGATAATTTTGCAGGGGGCGCACCAGCATCCTCTCATCGGAATGTGCGCTTCGGCACAGGTGGCGAGTTAATTAACAATACCGAACTGTTTAAAAATGCTCTACAAGCATTTCAGGAATACCATCCTCTACGCGATGAATTTTATGGGGAAACGGGCGAAGAACGCACGACAAATAAGCGCAAGCTTTATCGCTACAACACCTATGGCAGCGACGCGGCTGTTTTCATCCTAGATACCCGCTCTTTCCGCGATGCTAATTTGCCGCTTTCTTTTAACCCTACTAAAGAACAAGAAAAAGAGTTTTTAACTCGTTCTTTTGAGCCAAATCGCACGTTCTTAGGTCAACAACAACTTACGGACTTACAACGGGATTTGCTAGATGCCCAAAATAACTGCATTACCTGGAAGTTTATTTTGATTCCCGAACCCATCCAAAATTTGGGCATCCCCGTTGCCAACGACCGCTATGAAGGTTTTGCAGCAGAACGCACCCAACTGCTGCGTTTTATTAAAGAAAATTGCATCAAAAATGTTGTGTTTATCTCTGCTGATTTTCATGGCACAGCGGTGAACAATCTCACCTATCAAGAGTCTCCCGATGGGGTTCAGATCCCGGTTGATGCCTTTGACATTATGACGAGTCCGGTGGCATTCTATGAGCCGTTTGGGCCTACTAGCGTAAGATTTTCCAGCCTCACGTCAGAGGAAAAAGCTGCTTATGAGGCTCTGCCAACT from Coleofasciculus sp. FACHB-T130 encodes:
- a CDS encoding nucleoside hydrolase translates to MSKKLVLMDHDGGVDDYLATMLLMTMDDVQPLGIVVTPADCYVQPGVSATRKILDLMGRSEVPVAESTVRGINPFPRLFRRDSFVVDHLPILNERETIQTPLVPESGQKFMVRSLQAAPAPVTLMVTGPLTTVATALDMAPEIEGKIEKIVWMGGALNVPGNVSRDIEPGQDGSAEWNVYWDPISANRVWQTSIPIVLCPLDLTNNVPVTSEVVRQLGKQRRYPISDLAGQCYALVIPQDYYFWDILATAYLAHPEFYEVREEETIIVATGISQGRTKVEPGARKIRVMQKVDKERFYDYILQQWAR
- a CDS encoding alkaline phosphatase D family protein, yielding MFTSIDLSLSTLPNGVASGDTTQTSTVLWTRSTAKGTVFFEYSIHPNFCTILGTASGLVTDSNQPVKVELTNLKPRTTYYYRVTDAAGTCAGGQFRTAAELGTPAGLRFGVAGDWHGDLAPYPAIANVPERQLEFFVAHGDTAYADLKTPDLDRPASTLDEFRIKFNEVYSARLGLNTWADLRASTSILATIDDHEVDDNFAGGAPASSHRNVRFGTGGELINNTELFKNALQAFQEYHPLRDEFYGETGEERTTNKRKLYRYNTYGSDAAVFILDTRSFRDANLPLSFNPTKEQEKEFLTRSFEPNRTFLGQQQLTDLQRDLLDAQNNCITWKFILIPEPIQNLGIPVANDRYEGFAAERTQLLRFIKENCIKNVVFISADFHGTAVNNLTYQESPDGVQIPVDAFDIMTSPVAFYEPFGPTSVRFSSLTSEEKAAYEALPTIHEKDEFVKNLVDARLIPFGYNPLGLEGSGIDATLLKGSYVAAHVYGWTEFEVDASTQQLRVITYGIEPYSLEQLTANPSTIISRTPIIISEFIVNSKN